A region of Chitinophaga horti DNA encodes the following proteins:
- a CDS encoding UDP-N-acetylmuramate--L-alanine ligase, which yields MAKVHFIAIGGSVMHQLAIALKLKGYQVTGSDDEIFDPATTNLTNAGIMPATIGWDPARITADLDAVILGMHARLDNPELQKARELGLKIYSFPEYIYQESKTKTRVAVGGSHGKTTITSMIMHVLRTVQKDFDYLVGAKLEGFSQSVNITNAPLIVCEADEYPASAIEKRPKFHFLHPHIAVLSGIAWDHINVFPTFENYKEQFVIFLRTIEAGGKLIYNSSDPILKELVEKEAGHLNLLPYEVPVNSITNGVTSIILEGHTTPLLVFGEHNLMNINAAWHVCRELGVDVRSFLAAISSFTGAAKRMELVGKNEQTAIYRDFAHAPSKVKATMQALKAQYPGRKLIAVLELHTYSSLNRDFLTEYKGAMDPADKAVVFYSQHALEIKRMPDLPVDAIYDGFGRTDLSVITSNAALLSWLDEQEYANANLLLMSSGTYDGLDFPSLKKYL from the coding sequence ATGGCAAAGGTACACTTTATCGCTATCGGCGGCAGCGTTATGCACCAGCTCGCAATTGCCCTGAAACTCAAGGGCTACCAGGTAACAGGCAGCGACGATGAAATATTCGACCCCGCTACTACGAACCTCACCAATGCCGGAATTATGCCGGCCACTATCGGTTGGGACCCTGCCCGCATTACTGCGGACCTGGACGCCGTGATCCTTGGCATGCATGCCCGGCTCGATAACCCGGAACTGCAGAAAGCCAGGGAACTGGGCCTCAAGATCTACTCCTTCCCCGAGTATATTTACCAGGAAAGTAAGACCAAAACCCGCGTGGCCGTTGGTGGCAGTCATGGTAAAACGACCATCACTTCCATGATCATGCATGTATTGAGAACGGTACAAAAGGATTTCGACTATCTCGTTGGCGCAAAGCTGGAAGGTTTTTCCCAGTCAGTAAACATCACAAATGCCCCACTTATTGTGTGCGAGGCAGATGAATATCCGGCGTCGGCCATCGAAAAACGTCCTAAGTTCCACTTTTTGCACCCGCATATTGCGGTGCTGAGCGGTATTGCGTGGGACCATATCAATGTTTTCCCTACATTCGAAAATTATAAGGAACAGTTCGTCATTTTTCTCCGCACCATCGAAGCCGGCGGCAAGCTGATTTACAACAGCAGCGACCCGATCCTGAAGGAGCTGGTGGAAAAAGAGGCAGGGCATTTAAACCTGCTGCCATACGAAGTTCCGGTGAACAGCATCACGAACGGTGTAACCAGCATTATCCTGGAAGGACATACCACCCCACTGCTGGTGTTTGGAGAACATAACCTCATGAACATCAACGCCGCCTGGCACGTATGCCGCGAGTTAGGGGTGGATGTGCGCAGCTTCCTGGCGGCTATCTCCTCCTTTACCGGCGCCGCCAAAAGGATGGAGCTGGTAGGTAAGAACGAACAAACGGCCATCTATCGCGACTTCGCGCACGCGCCATCGAAAGTGAAGGCCACAATGCAGGCACTGAAAGCGCAGTACCCCGGCCGCAAACTGATTGCCGTACTGGAATTACACACGTACAGCAGCCTGAACCGCGACTTCCTCACGGAATACAAAGGCGCGATGGACCCGGCAGACAAAGCAGTGGTGTTTTACAGTCAGCATGCATTGGAAATCAAACGTATGCCCGACTTACCGGTAGATGCGATCTACGACGGCTTTGGCAGAACGGACCTGAGCGTGATTACCAGCAACGCGGCGCTGCTCTCCTGGCTGGACGAGCAGGAATATGCGAATGCCAACCTGCTGCTCATGAGCTCGGGCACGTACGACGGACTGGACTTTCCGTCGCTTAAAAAGTATTTATAA
- a CDS encoding 3'-5' exonuclease gives MSALQLNRPLAFIDLETTGTNVATDRIIEIAVVKVMPDRTVQKKVKRINPGIPIPPATTNIHGISDEDVKDAPTFREVANEFRQFLENCDLAGYNSNRFDVPLLVEEFLRVELPLDISTRKLIDVQKIFHLMEKRTLSAAYKFYCDKILENAHSAEADATATFEILEAQLDRYDMLKADVNSLADFTREEDFVDFARRIVMQGGQETFNFGKYKGRAVREVLKIEPQYYDWMMKADFPLNTKQKLTEIYHKMMLKK, from the coding sequence ATGTCTGCTTTACAGCTAAACCGCCCGCTGGCCTTTATTGACCTGGAAACTACCGGCACCAATGTGGCTACCGACCGAATTATTGAAATTGCCGTAGTGAAAGTTATGCCGGACAGGACCGTGCAGAAGAAAGTAAAGCGCATCAATCCGGGTATTCCCATTCCCCCGGCTACCACAAACATCCACGGTATTTCGGACGAGGACGTAAAGGACGCACCTACTTTTCGCGAGGTAGCCAACGAGTTCAGGCAGTTCCTGGAGAACTGCGACCTGGCGGGATATAACTCCAATCGTTTCGATGTTCCGTTACTGGTAGAGGAATTCCTGCGGGTGGAACTGCCGCTCGACATCAGTACCCGTAAACTGATCGACGTGCAGAAGATTTTCCACCTGATGGAGAAACGCACCCTCAGCGCGGCTTATAAGTTTTACTGTGATAAGATCCTTGAAAACGCGCACAGCGCCGAAGCCGATGCCACTGCTACTTTCGAAATACTGGAAGCGCAGCTGGACCGGTACGATATGCTGAAAGCAGACGTAAACTCGCTGGCAGACTTCACCAGGGAGGAAGACTTTGTAGACTTCGCCCGCCGCATCGTGATGCAGGGCGGACAGGAAACGTTCAACTTCGGCAAGTACAAAGGCCGCGCGGTGAGAGAGGTGCTGAAAATAGAGCCACAGTACTACGATTGGATGATGAAGGCCGATTTCCCCCTCAACACCAAGCAGAAACTGACAGAGATTTACCACAAAATGATGTTAAAAAAATGA
- a CDS encoding polyprenol monophosphomannose synthase produces the protein MEKLVIIPTYNEKDNIRKIIAAVFALEQNFHVLIIDDGSPDGTGAIVKQLQADNAGRLFLEERTGKLGLGTAYIHGFKWALARGYQYIIEMDADFSHPPKDLIRLHHACAHEGADVSVGSRYVKGGATENWPWNRALLSRGASVYVQMITWMPVKDATAGFVCYKREVLETINLDEIQFVGYAFQIEMKFTAWKLGFKVKEVPITFVERVEGYSKMSKNIVKEGVLGVLKIQWQSLFRNYAGRVKNENN, from the coding sequence TTGGAAAAGCTAGTCATCATACCGACTTATAACGAAAAGGACAATATTCGCAAGATTATCGCAGCTGTATTTGCCCTGGAGCAGAACTTTCATGTATTGATCATTGATGACGGCTCTCCCGATGGCACGGGAGCCATTGTAAAACAATTACAGGCCGACAACGCCGGCAGGTTGTTCCTCGAGGAGCGTACAGGTAAACTGGGACTGGGTACCGCCTACATCCATGGCTTTAAATGGGCGCTGGCCCGCGGTTACCAGTACATTATCGAAATGGACGCCGACTTCTCCCACCCCCCTAAAGACCTTATTCGTTTACACCATGCCTGTGCCCATGAAGGCGCCGACGTATCCGTTGGTTCACGTTATGTGAAAGGCGGTGCTACCGAAAACTGGCCCTGGAACAGGGCTTTACTCTCCCGCGGCGCTTCCGTTTATGTACAAATGATTACCTGGATGCCGGTAAAAGATGCTACCGCCGGTTTTGTGTGTTACAAGCGGGAAGTACTCGAAACGATTAATCTCGACGAAATACAGTTCGTAGGCTATGCCTTCCAGATAGAAATGAAATTTACCGCCTGGAAGCTCGGCTTCAAGGTAAAGGAAGTACCCATCACCTTTGTGGAAAGAGTAGAAGGATACTCCAAAATGAGTAAAAACATTGTTAAAGAAGGCGTGCTGGGCGTACTGAAAATACAGTGGCAAAGCCTGTTTCGCAATTACGCAGGCAGGGTGAAGAACGAAAATAACTGA